The following coding sequences lie in one Streptomyces sp. NBC_00510 genomic window:
- a CDS encoding response regulator transcription factor: MADTHVLFVEDDDVIREATTLALERDGFDVTAVPDGLAGLEAFRARQPDLALLDVMVPGLDGVSLCRRIRDESTVPVIMLSARADAIDVVLGLEAGADDYVTKPFDGAVLTARMRAVLRRFRVAAADEPPAGAGVLTFGDLEVDPEGMEVRRAGDRLALTPTEMRLLLEFSAAPGTVLSRDRLLERVWDYEWGGDTRVVDVHVQRLRAKIGQERIETVRGFGYKLRG; this comes from the coding sequence ATGGCTGACACGCACGTCCTGTTCGTCGAGGACGACGACGTCATCCGCGAGGCGACGACCCTGGCGCTGGAGCGCGACGGCTTCGACGTGACCGCCGTGCCGGACGGTCTGGCCGGGCTGGAGGCGTTCCGGGCCCGGCAGCCTGACCTGGCGCTGCTGGACGTGATGGTGCCGGGCCTGGACGGGGTGAGCCTGTGCCGGCGCATCCGGGACGAGTCGACGGTGCCGGTGATCATGCTCTCGGCGCGGGCCGACGCGATCGACGTCGTCCTGGGCCTGGAGGCGGGTGCCGACGACTACGTCACCAAGCCCTTCGACGGGGCCGTGCTGACCGCCCGCATGCGGGCGGTGCTGCGGCGCTTCCGGGTGGCCGCGGCGGACGAGCCCCCGGCCGGGGCCGGGGTGCTGACCTTCGGGGACCTGGAGGTGGACCCGGAGGGGATGGAGGTGCGGCGCGCCGGTGACCGGCTGGCGCTGACGCCCACGGAGATGCGGCTGCTGCTGGAGTTCTCGGCGGCGCCGGGGACGGTGCTGTCCCGGGACCGGCTGCTGGAGCGGGTCTGGGACTACGAGTGGGGCGGCGACACCCGGGTGGTGGACGTCCATGTGCAGCGGCTGCGGGCGAAGATCGGGCAGGAGCGCATCGAGACGGTGCGCGGCTTCGGCTACAAGCTCAGGGGCTGA
- a CDS encoding SigE family RNA polymerase sigma factor: MAANAQGTAQVMDFEEYVRNRQEALLRSARRLVPDPIDAQDLVQTALARTYPRWGDIADKNLADAYMRRVMINTRTEWWRARRLEEVPTPELPEGSVDDGADQRADRAMLLDALGMLAPKQRQVVLLRHYRQLSTEETAHALGMSVGTVKSTLHRALARLRAELERQSNGYGRPVEPVTGRTEGVCAAA; encoded by the coding sequence ATGGCGGCGAACGCCCAGGGGACAGCCCAGGTCATGGACTTCGAGGAGTACGTGCGGAACCGGCAGGAGGCCCTGCTGCGCAGCGCGCGCCGGCTCGTCCCCGACCCGATCGACGCCCAGGACCTGGTGCAGACGGCGCTGGCCCGCACCTACCCGCGCTGGGGCGACATCGCCGACAAGAACCTGGCCGACGCCTACATGCGCCGGGTGATGATCAACACCCGTACCGAGTGGTGGCGCGCCCGCCGGCTGGAGGAGGTGCCGACCCCCGAGCTGCCGGAGGGATCCGTGGACGACGGCGCCGACCAGCGGGCCGACCGGGCGATGCTGCTGGACGCGCTCGGCATGCTGGCCCCCAAGCAGCGCCAGGTGGTGCTGCTGCGCCACTACCGGCAGCTCAGCACGGAGGAGACGGCGCACGCGCTGGGCATGTCGGTGGGTACCGTGAAGAGCACGCTGCACCGGGCGCTGGCGCGGCTGCGCGCCGAGCTCGAGCGGCAGAGCAACGGATACGGAAGGCCCGTGGAGCCCGTCACGGGCAGGACGGAGGGCGTGTGCGCCGCAGCGTAG
- a CDS encoding Ppx/GppA family phosphatase, whose translation MRLGVLDVGSNTVHLLVMDAHPGARPLPAYSHKAELRLAELLDEDGAIREDGVRRLVAQVAEALVVAEDKGVEDVLPFATSAVREAANGEQVLARVAAETGVALTVLSGEDEARLTFLAARRWFGWSAGRLLMLDIGGGSLEVAYGMDEDPDAAVSLPLGAGRLTSGWLPGDPPTSDDVRGLRKHVRAEIARTVAEFSRLGGPDHVVGTSKTFKQLARIAGAARSAEGLYVQRTLSRKALAEWVPRLAAMTEGARRDLPGVSEGRARQLLAGALVADAAMDLFGVTELEVCPWALREGVILRRLDLMTSDRG comes from the coding sequence ATGAGACTCGGTGTCCTCGACGTGGGTTCGAATACCGTCCACCTTCTGGTCATGGACGCGCACCCCGGCGCGCGTCCGCTCCCCGCCTACTCCCACAAGGCGGAGCTGCGGCTGGCGGAGCTGCTGGACGAGGACGGCGCGATCCGCGAGGACGGCGTGCGGCGGCTGGTCGCCCAGGTCGCCGAGGCCCTGGTCGTCGCCGAGGACAAGGGCGTCGAGGACGTCCTGCCGTTCGCCACCAGCGCGGTGCGCGAGGCCGCCAACGGCGAGCAGGTGCTCGCCCGGGTCGCCGCCGAGACCGGGGTCGCCCTGACCGTGCTGTCCGGGGAGGACGAGGCGCGGCTCACCTTCCTCGCCGCCCGCCGCTGGTTCGGCTGGTCCGCCGGCCGGCTGCTCATGCTGGACATCGGCGGCGGCTCCCTGGAGGTCGCGTACGGCATGGACGAGGACCCGGACGCCGCGGTCTCCCTGCCGCTCGGCGCCGGCCGGCTCACCAGCGGCTGGCTCCCCGGCGACCCGCCCACCTCCGACGACGTGCGCGGCCTGCGCAAGCACGTGCGCGCCGAGATCGCCCGCACCGTGGCGGAGTTCAGCAGGCTCGGCGGGCCCGACCACGTGGTGGGCACCTCCAAGACCTTCAAGCAACTGGCCCGGATCGCGGGCGCGGCCCGCTCCGCCGAGGGCCTGTACGTGCAGCGCACGCTGAGCCGCAAGGCGCTGGCGGAGTGGGTGCCGCGGCTGGCCGCCATGACGGAGGGCGCCCGCCGGGACCTCCCGGGCGTGTCGGAGGGCCGGGCCCGCCAGCTGCTGGCCGGGGCGCTGGTCGCGGACGCGGCGATGGACCTGTTCGGGGTCACCGAGCTGGAGGTCTGCCCGTGGGCGCTGCGCGAGGGCGTCATCCTGCGGCGCCTCGACCTGATGACGAGCGACCGGGGCTGA
- the ilvD gene encoding dihydroxy-acid dehydratase — protein sequence MPELRSRTVTHGRNMAGARALMRASGVASEDIGKPIIAVANSFTEFVPGHTHLQPVGRIVSEAIKAAGAVPREFNTIAVDDGIAMGHGGMLYSLPSRDLIADSVEYMVEAHCADALICISNCDKITPGMLMAALRLNIPTVFVSGGPMEAGRATLVDGTVRTLDLIDAIADAVNDKISDEDILRIEENACPTCGSCSGMFTANSMNCLTEAMGLSLPGNGSVLATHTARKALYEDAGRTVVDITRRYYEQDDESVLPRSIATFEAFENAMALDIAMGGSTNTILHLLAAAQEADVPFGLTDIDAVSRRVPCLAKVAPNVAKSRTYYMEDVHRAGGIPALLGELHRAGLLNEDVHSVHSPSLADWLKTWDVRGGSPSAEAEELWHAAPGCVRSAEAFSQSERWEALDLDAAEGCIRSAEHAYSKDGGLAVLHGNLAVDGSVVKTAGVDESIWTFEGPAVVCESQEEAVDKILRKEVKEGDVVVIRYEGPKGGPGMQEMLYPTSFLKGRGLGKACALVTDGRFSGGTSGLSIGHASPEAASGGTIALVEDGDRIRIDIPGRSIELLVPEEELAARRAALGGVYAPKDRDRKVSLALKAYAAMATSADKGAVRDVTKLEG from the coding sequence GTGCCCGAGCTGAGGTCCCGCACAGTCACCCACGGCCGCAACATGGCGGGCGCCCGCGCCCTCATGCGCGCTTCGGGCGTAGCGAGCGAGGACATCGGCAAGCCGATCATCGCGGTGGCCAACAGCTTCACGGAGTTCGTGCCCGGGCACACCCACCTGCAGCCCGTCGGCCGCATCGTCAGCGAGGCGATCAAGGCCGCGGGCGCCGTGCCGCGCGAGTTCAACACGATCGCCGTCGACGACGGCATCGCCATGGGCCACGGCGGCATGCTCTACTCGCTGCCCTCCCGCGACCTGATCGCCGACTCCGTCGAGTACATGGTCGAGGCGCACTGCGCCGACGCGCTGATCTGCATCTCCAACTGCGACAAGATCACCCCGGGCATGCTGATGGCCGCCCTGCGCCTCAACATCCCCACCGTCTTCGTCTCCGGCGGCCCCATGGAGGCCGGCCGCGCCACCCTCGTCGACGGCACGGTGCGCACCCTCGACCTGATCGACGCGATCGCCGACGCCGTCAACGACAAGATCTCCGACGAGGACATCCTCCGCATCGAGGAGAACGCCTGCCCCACCTGCGGCTCGTGTTCCGGCATGTTCACCGCCAACTCGATGAACTGCCTCACCGAGGCGATGGGCCTGTCGCTGCCCGGCAACGGCTCGGTCCTGGCCACCCACACCGCCCGCAAGGCGCTGTACGAGGACGCCGGCCGCACGGTCGTGGACATCACCCGGCGCTACTACGAGCAGGACGACGAGTCCGTGCTGCCGCGCTCGATCGCCACCTTCGAGGCCTTCGAGAACGCCATGGCCCTCGACATCGCCATGGGCGGCTCCACCAACACGATCCTCCACCTGCTGGCCGCGGCCCAGGAGGCGGACGTCCCCTTCGGCCTCACCGACATCGACGCCGTCTCGCGCCGCGTGCCGTGCCTGGCCAAGGTCGCCCCCAACGTCGCGAAGAGCCGCACGTACTACATGGAGGACGTGCACCGGGCCGGCGGCATCCCCGCCCTGCTGGGCGAACTCCACCGGGCCGGCCTGCTCAACGAGGACGTCCACTCCGTCCACTCGCCGTCGCTCGCCGACTGGCTCAAGACCTGGGACGTCCGCGGCGGCTCCCCCTCCGCCGAGGCCGAGGAACTCTGGCACGCCGCCCCCGGCTGCGTCCGCTCCGCCGAGGCCTTCTCCCAGTCCGAGCGCTGGGAGGCCCTCGACCTCGACGCCGCCGAGGGCTGCATCCGCTCCGCCGAGCACGCCTACTCCAAGGACGGCGGCCTGGCCGTGCTCCACGGCAACCTCGCCGTCGACGGCAGCGTGGTGAAGACCGCCGGCGTCGACGAGTCCATCTGGACCTTCGAGGGCCCGGCCGTGGTCTGCGAGTCCCAGGAGGAGGCCGTCGACAAGATCCTCCGCAAGGAGGTCAAGGAGGGCGACGTCGTCGTCATCCGCTACGAGGGCCCCAAGGGCGGCCCCGGCATGCAGGAGATGCTCTACCCCACCTCCTTCCTCAAGGGCCGCGGCCTCGGCAAGGCCTGCGCCCTCGTCACCGACGGCCGCTTCTCCGGCGGCACCTCGGGCCTGTCCATCGGCCACGCCTCCCCCGAGGCGGCGTCCGGCGGCACGATCGCGCTGGTCGAGGACGGCGACCGCATCCGCATCGACATCCCCGGCCGCAGCATCGAACTCCTCGTCCCCGAGGAGGAACTGGCCGCCCGCCGCGCCGCCCTCGGCGGCGTCTACGCCCCCAAGGACCGCGACCGCAAGGTCTCCCTGGCCCTCAAGGCGTACGCCGCGATGGCCACCAGCGCCGACAAGGGCGCCGTCCGCGACGTCACGAAGCTCGAGGGCTGA
- a CDS encoding sugar phosphate isomerase/epimerase, with protein sequence MRVPDAKVALSTASVYPESTATAFEIAARLGYDGVEVMVWTDPVSQDIEALRRLSDYHGIPILAVHAPCLLITQRVWSTDPWVKLQRAQTAAEKLGASTVVVHPPFRWQRSYAREFVAGIWRMANETDVRFAVENMYPWRYRDREMLAYAPDWDPTKDDYRHFTIDLSHTSTARTGTLEMLDRMGDRLGHVHLADGSGSGKDEHLVPGRGNQPCAEVLEGLASRGFDGHVVIEVNTRRAMSAAEREADLAEALAFTRLHLAAAARVR encoded by the coding sequence GTGCGCGTACCGGACGCGAAGGTCGCGCTGTCCACGGCCTCGGTCTACCCCGAGTCCACGGCGACGGCCTTCGAGATCGCGGCCCGGCTGGGCTACGACGGCGTCGAGGTGATGGTGTGGACCGACCCGGTCAGCCAGGACATCGAGGCGCTGCGCCGTCTGTCGGACTACCACGGCATCCCGATCCTGGCGGTGCACGCGCCCTGCCTGCTGATCACCCAGCGGGTGTGGTCGACCGACCCCTGGGTGAAGCTGCAGCGGGCCCAGACGGCGGCGGAGAAGCTGGGCGCCTCGACCGTGGTCGTCCACCCGCCGTTCCGCTGGCAGCGCAGCTACGCGCGGGAGTTCGTCGCCGGCATCTGGCGGATGGCGAACGAGACCGACGTCCGGTTCGCCGTCGAGAACATGTACCCGTGGCGCTACCGCGACCGGGAGATGCTCGCGTACGCCCCCGACTGGGACCCCACCAAGGACGACTACCGGCACTTCACCATCGACCTGTCGCACACCTCCACGGCCAGGACCGGGACGCTGGAGATGCTCGACCGCATGGGCGACCGGCTCGGTCACGTCCACCTGGCCGACGGCAGCGGCTCCGGCAAGGACGAGCACCTGGTGCCCGGACGCGGCAACCAGCCCTGCGCGGAGGTGCTGGAGGGCCTGGCCTCGCGGGGCTTCGACGGCCATGTGGTGATCGAGGTGAACACCCGGCGCGCGATGTCGGCCGCCGAGCGCGAGGCGGACCTCGCCGAGGCGCTGGCCTTCACCCGGCTGCACCTCGCCGCGGCCGCGCGGGTGCGCTGA
- a CDS encoding sigma-70 family RNA polymerase sigma factor — translation MSSRSDTPSQTTGAPRRHRAPVQRGRAAPGTTGSPARRRPRPQGTLPAQPPAHYEPYLDGLFTYCLSVLCEHDSAAAALGDVLAVAERQRARLRDTELRRPWLYALARWACLRTLAEGRPVSVQASADVAARRRGELAALAWPEAAGTTPEQREALELAVRHQLAPHEVALVVGREPDATRALLAQAACEVERTRAALAVVELGNCAAVARLAGDARVLLGSALRRELVTHVDVCAHCRVTAERAVATGPWPGLATTAATAVLSTVEAPRSAAYAALLHAMRGGVGRARQGTPRFDRRGFPMDLKERMARRARMRHRAVTSTVVAAVVAAPVLALWAAYHGAPLAPEHKGEGSFSAGEGLDGVQYEKAGVAGAADARGRSTRGGQGRLSVSVVSAAPSASAAASASAGARGSASPPGDATDGDDRSVPRPGRLLVEARSRGHVTVVTLTAEGAAPVRWSAATSEPWLRLSRSHGRLRPGESMTLTVSVDRSREPVGPWTARIWFDPSGAVVTIEGRGRQSPSPDPSPTPSAPDPSPSDPPSQSPSASPSSAEGDDQGDD, via the coding sequence ATGAGCAGCAGGTCTGACACACCCTCCCAGACAACCGGCGCGCCCCGCCGACACCGCGCGCCGGTCCAGCGTGGCCGCGCCGCGCCGGGGACCACGGGGTCCCCGGCGCGGCGGCGGCCGCGCCCGCAGGGGACCCTGCCCGCGCAGCCCCCGGCGCATTACGAGCCGTACCTGGACGGGCTGTTCACCTACTGCCTCTCCGTGCTGTGCGAGCACGACTCCGCCGCCGCCGCCCTCGGCGACGTGCTGGCCGTGGCCGAGCGCCAGCGCGCCCGGCTGCGCGACACCGAGCTGCGCAGGCCCTGGCTGTACGCGCTGGCCCGCTGGGCCTGCCTGCGCACCCTGGCCGAGGGGCGGCCGGTGTCGGTGCAGGCCTCGGCGGACGTGGCCGCCCGCAGACGCGGCGAACTGGCGGCGCTCGCCTGGCCCGAGGCGGCCGGCACCACCCCCGAGCAGCGCGAGGCGCTGGAGCTCGCCGTCAGGCACCAGCTGGCGCCGCACGAGGTGGCCCTGGTCGTCGGGCGGGAGCCGGACGCGACGCGCGCGCTGCTCGCCCAGGCGGCCTGCGAGGTGGAGCGCACCCGGGCGGCGCTCGCCGTGGTCGAGCTCGGCAACTGCGCGGCGGTCGCCCGCCTCGCCGGTGACGCCCGGGTGCTGCTGGGCTCGGCGCTCCGCCGCGAGCTGGTGACCCACGTCGACGTGTGCGCGCACTGCCGGGTCACGGCCGAGCGCGCCGTGGCGACGGGACCGTGGCCGGGCCTGGCCACCACCGCCGCGACGGCCGTGCTGTCGACGGTCGAGGCCCCCCGCTCCGCCGCGTACGCCGCCTTGCTGCACGCCATGCGGGGCGGCGTCGGGCGCGCCCGCCAGGGCACCCCGCGCTTCGACCGGCGCGGCTTCCCGATGGACCTGAAGGAGCGGATGGCGCGGCGGGCCCGGATGCGGCACCGCGCGGTGACCTCCACGGTGGTCGCGGCCGTCGTCGCGGCACCGGTGCTGGCGCTGTGGGCGGCGTACCACGGGGCGCCGCTGGCGCCCGAGCACAAGGGGGAAGGTTCCTTCAGCGCCGGCGAGGGCCTCGACGGCGTGCAGTACGAGAAGGCCGGTGTCGCGGGCGCGGCCGACGCGCGCGGGCGTTCCACGCGCGGCGGCCAGGGCCGTCTGTCGGTCTCCGTCGTGTCAGCCGCCCCCTCGGCGTCCGCCGCCGCCTCCGCCTCGGCCGGCGCCCGGGGCTCCGCCTCGCCGCCGGGCGACGCCACGGACGGCGACGACCGCTCGGTGCCCCGCCCGGGCCGGCTGCTCGTCGAGGCCCGCTCGCGCGGTCATGTCACCGTCGTCACCCTCACCGCCGAGGGTGCGGCGCCGGTCCGCTGGAGTGCGGCCACCTCCGAGCCGTGGCTGCGGCTGAGCCGGAGCCACGGCAGGCTGCGACCCGGGGAGAGCATGACGCTGACGGTCTCCGTGGACCGCTCGCGGGAGCCCGTGGGGCCGTGGACGGCACGGATCTGGTTCGACCCGTCGGGCGCGGTCGTCACGATCGAGGGGAGGGGGAGGCAGTCGCCTTCCCCCGACCCCTCTCCGACCCCGTCCGCCCCCGACCCGTCACCGAGCGACCCGCCGAGCCAGAGCCCCTCGGCCTCCCCGTCCTCCGCCGAGGGGGACGACCAGGGCGACGACTAG
- a CDS encoding TetR family transcriptional regulator, translating to MAPQDGTGRRGRGRPAGSRSGTAETRELILAAARQEFSARGYDKTSIRSIAKSAGVDPALVHHYFGAKEQVFAASIELSFEAAFGVPDVLATGPEGVGERLARFFVAIWENPVSRAPMLAIVRSAVTNDTAAGVLRGIVLRRLLERVASELKVPDPRLRAELAGAQMIGIVMMRYVIKIEPLASADMEDVIALIAPTLQRYLTDPGPVTG from the coding sequence ATGGCTCCGCAGGACGGGACCGGCAGGCGCGGCCGCGGCCGCCCCGCCGGGAGCCGCTCGGGCACCGCCGAGACCCGCGAGCTGATCCTCGCCGCGGCCCGGCAGGAGTTCTCCGCCCGCGGCTACGACAAGACCTCGATCCGCTCCATCGCCAAGTCCGCGGGCGTGGACCCGGCGCTGGTGCACCACTACTTCGGGGCGAAGGAGCAGGTCTTCGCCGCCTCCATCGAGTTGAGCTTCGAGGCCGCCTTCGGCGTCCCCGACGTCCTCGCGACCGGTCCCGAGGGCGTCGGCGAGCGGCTGGCCCGCTTCTTCGTCGCCATCTGGGAGAACCCGGTCTCCCGGGCCCCCATGCTGGCGATCGTCCGCTCCGCCGTGACCAACGACACCGCCGCGGGCGTGCTGCGCGGCATCGTCCTGCGGCGGCTGCTGGAGCGCGTCGCGTCGGAGCTGAAGGTCCCCGACCCCCGGCTCCGCGCGGAACTCGCGGGCGCCCAGATGATCGGCATCGTGATGATGCGCTACGTCATCAAGATCGAGCCGCTGGCGTCGGCCGACATGGAGGACGTCATCGCCCTCATCGCGCCGACCCTCCAGCGCTACCTGACCGATCCGGGGCCCGTCACGGGATGA
- the disA gene encoding DNA integrity scanning diadenylate cyclase DisA — protein sequence MAANDRASAPGKAWSREGSGGEGLMRASLSAVAPGTGLRDGLERVLRGNTGGLIVLGMDKTVESLCTGGFVLDVEFSATRLRELCKLDGALILDRDITKIVRAGVQLVPDAAIPTEETGTRHRTAQRVSIQTGFPVVSVSQSMRLIALYVAGQRRVLEDSAAILSRANQALATLERYKLRLDEVAGTLSALEIEDLVTVRDVTAVAQRLEMVRRIATEIAEYVVELGTDGRLLSLQLDELIAGVEPERELVVRDYVPEPTAKRSRTVAEALTELDSLPQGELLELPTVARALGYAGSPEALDSAVSPRGYRLLAKVPRLPNTIVERLVEHFGGLQKLLAASVDDLQTVDGVGEARARSVREGLSRLAESSILERYV from the coding sequence GTGGCAGCCAACGACCGGGCGTCAGCTCCCGGCAAGGCCTGGAGTCGCGAGGGCTCGGGCGGTGAGGGTCTGATGCGCGCCTCCCTGAGCGCCGTGGCCCCCGGCACCGGCCTTCGGGACGGCCTCGAGCGGGTCCTGCGCGGCAACACCGGCGGCCTCATCGTGCTGGGCATGGACAAGACCGTCGAATCACTGTGCACCGGCGGTTTCGTGCTGGACGTCGAGTTCAGCGCCACCAGGCTGCGCGAGCTGTGCAAGCTCGACGGCGCCCTCATCCTCGACCGGGACATCACCAAGATCGTGCGGGCCGGGGTCCAGCTGGTGCCGGACGCGGCGATCCCCACCGAGGAGACCGGCACCCGCCACCGCACCGCGCAGCGGGTCTCCATCCAGACCGGCTTCCCGGTCGTCTCGGTCAGCCAGTCGATGCGGCTGATCGCCCTGTACGTGGCCGGTCAGCGCCGCGTCCTGGAGGACTCGGCGGCCATCCTCTCCCGCGCCAACCAGGCGCTGGCCACCCTGGAGCGCTACAAGCTGCGCCTGGACGAGGTCGCGGGCACCCTCTCCGCCCTGGAGATCGAGGACCTGGTCACCGTCCGGGACGTCACGGCGGTCGCGCAGCGCCTGGAGATGGTGCGCAGGATCGCCACGGAGATCGCGGAGTACGTGGTCGAGCTGGGCACCGACGGCCGGCTGCTCTCCCTGCAGTTGGACGAGCTGATCGCGGGCGTCGAGCCCGAGCGCGAGCTGGTCGTCCGCGACTACGTGCCGGAGCCGACCGCCAAGCGCAGCCGCACGGTCGCCGAGGCGCTCACCGAACTGGACTCGCTGCCCCAGGGCGAGCTGCTCGAACTCCCCACCGTGGCAAGGGCGCTGGGCTATGCCGGCTCCCCCGAGGCGCTGGACTCCGCGGTCTCGCCGCGCGGTTACCGGCTGCTGGCGAAGGTGCCCCGGCTGCCGAACACGATCGTGGAGCGGCTGGTCGAGCACTTCGGCGGGCTGCAGAAACTGCTCGCCGCCAGTGTGGACGACCTGCAGACGGTCGACGGCGTCGGCGAGGCCCGGGCCCGCTCCGTCCGCGAGGGGCTGTCGCGCCTCGCGGAGTCCTCCATCCTGGAACGCTACGTCTGA
- a CDS encoding A/G-specific adenine glycosylase: MNDDRDHQQLHSPVIDWFDDNARDLPWRRPEAGAWGVMVSEFMLQQTPVSRVLPVYGPWLERWPTPGALAAEPSGEAVRAWGRLGYPRRALRLHAAATAIAQLHAGEVPTEHSELLALPGVGEYTAAAVASFAYGQRHAVLDTNVRRVFARAVTGVEYPPNATTAAERRIAHRMLPADEATAARWAAATMELGALICTARGPECVRCPIAGQCAWRLAGSPAHEGPPRRGQTYAGTDRQVRGRLLAVLREGTEPVAQAELDAVWHEPVQRARALDGLVADGLVEPLEDGLYRLPG; this comes from the coding sequence ATGAACGACGACCGCGACCACCAGCAGCTGCACTCCCCCGTGATCGACTGGTTCGACGACAACGCCCGGGACCTGCCGTGGCGCCGTCCCGAAGCGGGCGCCTGGGGCGTCATGGTCAGCGAGTTCATGCTGCAGCAGACCCCGGTCAGCCGGGTCCTGCCGGTGTACGGGCCGTGGCTGGAGCGCTGGCCCACGCCGGGCGCCCTCGCGGCGGAGCCCTCCGGCGAGGCGGTCCGCGCCTGGGGCCGGCTCGGCTATCCGCGCCGGGCGCTGCGACTGCACGCCGCGGCGACCGCGATCGCCCAGCTGCACGCCGGCGAAGTGCCTACGGAGCACTCCGAGTTGCTGGCCCTGCCGGGGGTCGGCGAGTACACGGCCGCCGCGGTGGCCTCCTTCGCGTACGGGCAGCGGCACGCGGTGCTGGACACCAATGTGCGCCGGGTCTTCGCGCGCGCCGTGACCGGTGTGGAGTACCCGCCGAACGCGACGACCGCCGCCGAGCGCCGGATCGCCCACCGGATGCTCCCCGCCGACGAGGCCACCGCCGCCCGCTGGGCCGCGGCCACGATGGAACTGGGCGCCCTGATCTGCACCGCCCGCGGCCCCGAGTGCGTGCGCTGCCCGATCGCCGGGCAGTGCGCCTGGCGGCTGGCCGGCTCCCCCGCGCACGAGGGCCCGCCCCGCCGCGGCCAGACGTACGCCGGTACCGACCGCCAGGTCCGGGGCAGGCTGCTGGCCGTGCTGCGCGAGGGCACGGAGCCGGTGGCGCAGGCCGAGCTGGACGCCGTGTGGCACGAGCCCGTCCAGCGCGCCCGGGCCCTGGACGGCCTGGTCGCCGACGGCCTGGTGGAACCCCTCGAGGACGGTCTGTACCGGCTGCCCGGCTAA
- the radA gene encoding DNA repair protein RadA, producing MAARTRPASKDRPSYRCTECGWTTVKWLGRCGECQAWGTVEEYGGASPVRTTAAGRVTTPAKPIGQVDGRQATARGTGVPELDRVLGGGLVPGAVVLLAGEPGVGKSTLLLDVAAKAAGPQARTLYVTGEESASQVRLRADRIGALSDHLYLAAETDLSAVLGHLDDVKPSLLILDSVQTVASPEIDGAPGGMAQVREVAGALIRASKERGMSTLLVGHVTKDGAIAGPRLLEHLVDVVLSFEGDRHARLRLIRGIKNRYGATDEVGCFELHDEGITGLADPSGLFLTRRDEPVPGTCLTVTLEGKRPLVAEVQALTVDTQIPSPRRTTSGLENSRVSMMLAVLEQRGRIRSIGKQDIYTATVGGVKLGEPAADLAVALALASAAIDTPLPKNLVAVGEVGLAGEVRRVTGVQRRLAEAARLGFTHALVPPDPGKIPSGMKVTEVADIGDALRVLPKRAPRP from the coding sequence ATGGCTGCCCGTACCCGCCCCGCTTCCAAGGACCGTCCGTCGTACCGCTGCACGGAGTGCGGCTGGACGACCGTCAAGTGGCTCGGCCGCTGCGGCGAGTGCCAGGCGTGGGGCACGGTCGAGGAGTACGGCGGCGCGTCGCCGGTGCGCACGACCGCGGCCGGCCGGGTGACGACGCCGGCGAAGCCGATCGGGCAGGTGGACGGCCGCCAGGCCACCGCGCGCGGCACGGGCGTGCCGGAGCTGGACCGGGTCCTGGGCGGCGGGCTGGTGCCCGGGGCCGTGGTGCTGCTCGCGGGGGAGCCGGGCGTCGGCAAGTCGACGCTGCTGCTGGACGTCGCCGCGAAGGCGGCCGGGCCCCAGGCGCGCACGCTCTACGTGACCGGTGAGGAGTCCGCGTCGCAGGTGCGGCTGCGGGCCGACCGCATCGGCGCCCTGTCCGACCACCTCTACCTCGCCGCCGAGACCGACCTGTCGGCGGTGCTGGGGCATCTGGACGACGTCAAGCCCTCGCTGCTGATCCTGGACTCGGTGCAGACGGTCGCCTCCCCCGAGATCGACGGAGCCCCCGGCGGCATGGCCCAGGTCCGCGAGGTGGCGGGCGCGCTGATCCGCGCCTCGAAGGAGCGCGGCATGTCGACGCTGCTCGTCGGCCACGTCACCAAGGACGGCGCGATCGCGGGCCCCCGGCTGCTGGAGCACCTGGTGGACGTGGTGCTGTCCTTCGAGGGCGACCGCCATGCCCGCCTGCGGCTGATCCGGGGCATCAAGAACCGCTACGGCGCCACCGACGAGGTCGGCTGCTTCGAGCTGCACGACGAGGGCATCACGGGCCTGGCCGACCCGTCCGGACTCTTCCTGACCCGGCGCGACGAGCCGGTCCCGGGCACGTGCCTGACCGTCACCCTGGAGGGCAAGCGCCCGCTGGTCGCCGAGGTGCAGGCGCTGACCGTCGACACCCAGATCCCCTCCCCGCGCCGTACGACCTCCGGGCTGGAGAACTCCCGGGTGTCGATGATGCTGGCGGTGCTGGAGCAGCGCGGCCGGATCCGGTCGATCGGCAAGCAGGACATCTACACGGCGACCGTCGGCGGCGTGAAGCTCGGGGAGCCGGCCGCCGACCTGGCGGTGGCGCTCGCCCTGGCCAGCGCCGCGATCGACACGCCGCTGCCGAAGAACCTGGTCGCGGTGGGTGAGGTGGGCCTGGCGGGCGAGGTCAGGAGGGTCACCGGGGTGCAGCGCAGGCTCGCCGAGGCGGCCCGGCTGGGCTTCACCCACGCCCTCGTGCCGCCGGACCCGGGGAAGATCCCGTCGGGGATGAAGGTGACGGAGGTGGCGGACATAGGGGACGCCTTGCGCGTCCTGCCCAAGAGGGCCCCACGTCCCTGA